In bacterium, the genomic window GCGTTGGGAGTGGCCGTCACCAGATTGCGGCTCATGTAGTCGCGGACGTGGATGGCACCCAGATCCGCCGGGCACTTGGTCGCCAGACGGAGAATGTCGCGCTCAGTGATGATTCCCACCAACTTGTCCGATTCGTCCACCACCGGCAGCGCGCCGATGTTGTGCTCGACCAGCCGGTTGACCACGTCGCGGATCGCGTCGCCGGGTCGGATGGTATAGACCGCCCGGCCCTTGGAATCCAGAAGTTCGGCTAACCGCATACTTTTCTCCTCGCGGATCAATTCAATTTGTCATAATTTACTTGTGAAATGGCAAGAAGTCAAGCTCCGTCCAGATGTGCGGAAATGTTGGCTCATTTGTGAAATTGTGCGCGCACGGACGAAAAGGGGTG contains:
- a CDS encoding CBS domain-containing protein; protein product: MRLAELLDSKGRAVYTIRPGDAIRDVVNRLVEHNIGALPVVDESDKLVGIITERDILRLATKCPADLGAIHVRDYMSRNLVTATPNATVDDAQSVMTNRRVRHLPVVEDGKLVGLVSIGDLVKVKLADAEFEARHLADFVMGKYPA